The Thermodesulfobacterium sp. TA1 sequence TATATGCCATCCAGGACGTCCTAATCCCCAAGGACTTTCCCAAAAAGGTTCTCCTGGTTTAGCTGCCTTCCATAAAGCAAAGTCTAAAGGATGTTCCTTTTTTTCTGAAACCTCAATCCTTACTCCGGCAAGCAGTTCGTCGATTTTCCTTCCTGAAAGTTTTCCATAATAAGGAAATTTTTCTACTCTAAAATAGACATCCCCATTGCTCTGATAAGCCAGACCTTTTTCTATCAATCTTTGGATAAGATAAATGATTTCTGGAATATGTTCTGAAGCTTTAGGGGTATAGGTGGGTTTTAATAGGTTTAAGCTTTCTATTGCTTTCTCATACTCTTTTACATATTTTTCTACTAAGTCTTTCCAGAAGATCCCTTCCCGATTAGAGCGGTTGATAATTTTATCATCTATATCGGTAATGTTTCTTACATAGATTACCTCATAACCCAAGGCTTCTAATACTCGATAAAGAACATCAAAAACCACCGCAGACCTTATATGTCCTAAATGAGGTGAATCATAGGCGGTGATACCGCATACATACATCGTAACCTTAGGTGGGTTTAAGGGGACAAATTCTTCTAATTTTTTGGTAAGGGTGTTATAAAGTTTTAAAGTAGGTTTTTCCATCTCAATTCTCCCAAAGTTTATCAAAGATTTGGTAGGCATAGGTTTTAAAATCAGAATCCCATTTAAAAACAGGAAAAGTTTTTAGTTCATACTCAAGCAGGTCTTGTTCTTCTGGTAAAAATCCCAAAAGGTTTAGATTTTTAGCTTTTGTGGTTTTTTTTACCAAATCTATAAACTTATCTTCTAAACTGGTTGGAGCTTTATTTACCAACAACCAAGATTTTTTCACCTCAACCTTTAAAGCTTTTACTAATTCCCAAATCCTTTCTGCGGTAACTATCCCTCGGGGATTAGGGTCAGATACGATAATAAGATGGTCCATCTGAGTAAGATTTAATCGAGAAATATGTTCCATACCTGCTTCGTTATCGATAATCACATAAGGATAGTTTTGGAATAATCTAGTTAAAGCCTGAGAAAGAAAAGAATGGATAGGACAATAACAGCCTGCAGTTTCAGGATAACCCATCACCAATAAGTCAAAACCTTCTTTTTCTACTAAAATTTCGTTTACTTTTATCTCTACAAATTCATATCGTGACATGAAATCAGGTACCTTTTGGGCAAGGACTTCTTCTCTTATTTCGCTTAAGGTTTTAACTTCTTTAATCCCTAAAAGTTCGTTAAGGTTATAGTTAGGGTCTGCGTCTACGGCTAAAATAGGTGTGTATTGTTTTTCTATCAAATAGTTTATTAACAAAGCACTTACCGTAGTTTTCCCTGTTCCACCTTTACCTACTAAGGAAATTTTGACAGACATGTTATTTTTTTCTTTTATCTAAGAAAAGTTTATAGGTATAGGAATCTATCAAAGCTTGGCAGCTTGCTTCTAAAATATCTGTTGACACTCCTACAGTGCCCCATTTTCTATCTTTGCTTTTAGAAAGGATAAAAACCCTTACTTTAGAAGAGGTACCTGGAAGCCCTGGCAATACCCTTACTTTATAGTCTTCGAGCTCCATTTCTTTGATTTGAGGATAAAATCTTTCTAAAGCCTTTCTCAAGGCATTGTCTAAGGCATTAACCGGACCATTACCTAAGGCTGCGGTGTGTTCTACTTCTCCAACTCCTGGAGGTACCCTTACAATAACCGTAGCTTCAGATTGAGCTCCTTCTTTGTTAGATTTAAAATCAAACACCTTGTAGCTTAAAAGCTCAAAATATTGTTTAGGTTCACCCATCAGACGATAGATTAAAAGTTCTAAGCTTGCCTCTGCAGCCTCAAACTCAAACCCTTCTGCTTCAAGCTTCTTGATTTCCTCAACTATCTTGCTTAAAAGTGGGCTATCTAATTCTAAATCGATGCCTAATTCTTTAGCTTTATATATGATGTTGCTTTTTCCTGAAAGTTCTGAAACTAAAACCCTTCTGGTATTACCTACTAAGACTGGGTCTATATGTTCATAGGTAGACGGAGATTTTAGCACTGCAGAAACATGGACCCCTCCTTTATGAGCAAAGGCAGAGCGACCTACAAAAGGAAGCCTGGAAGGATGAGAAAGATTAGCCATTTCAAAAACATATTTTGAGACCTCGGTAAGTTTATAAAGCACCTCAGCAGAGCTACAGGTATAACCCATTTTAAGGACTAAGTTAGGTATGATAGAACAGAGATTAGCGTTGCCACACCTTTCTCCTATCCCGTTTATCGTGCCTTGAACCTGGGTAGCCCCTAATCTTACCGCTTCTAAACTGTTGGCTACGGCACATTCAGAATCATTATGGGCATGTATTCCAAAAACTAAATTTTCTCCCAGCTCTTCTTTTACTTTTTTAATGATTTCTGCAAGCTCATAAGGTAAGGTGCCACCGTTGGTGTCACAGAGGATCAAACAATCTGCCCCGGCTTCTTTGGCTTTTTTAAGGGTAGCTAAGGCATACTGAGGGTCTGCTTTAAACCCATCAAAGAAATGTTCTGCATCGTAAAAAACCTTTTCTACATGAGGCTTTAAATATCGGATAGAATTGGCAATAAGTTCTAAATTTTGTTCTAAAGAAATTTTAAGAGCCTCTTTTACGTGGATGGTCCAGGATTTACCAAAGATGGTAACCACAGGCACTTTAACCTGTAAAAGCTGTTTGAATATCTCATCTGTTTCAGGAGATTTTTTAGGATGATAGGTGCTTCCAAAAGCAACTATTTTGGCATGTTTAAGATGGTAGTCTTTTATTTCCTTAAAAAATTGAAAATCTTTAGGGTTAGAACCAGGCCATCCGCCTTCGATGTAATCTATTTTAAACTCATCCAGTTTAAGAACTATTCTTATTTTATCTTCTAAAGAAAAATTAATCTCTTCAGCTTGACTACCATCTCTTAAGGTGGTATCGTATATTTCAATCCTTTTCATAACTCTTAGTTAGCTTTTTTAGTCTTTTTTCGAGTAGTTTTTTCCTCTTTTATAACTTCTTGGTCTAAATTAAAAGCCTCGTGCAAAGCCCTTACAGCAAGTTCGGTATACTTTTCGTCTATTACACAGGAAATTTTGATTTCAGAGGTAGATATCATCATAATGTTAATCCCATGTTTAGCCAAGGTTTCAAACATTTTGGTAGCCACCCCTGAATGAGTACGCATCCCAGCTCCTACGATCGATACCTTAGCAATCTTATCGTCTCCTTCCACCCTTTCGGCCTTAAGTTTTTTGGCTACTTCTTTTATTATTTCCATAGCTTGAGTGTAATCTGTTCTGGGGACAGTGAAGGTTATGTCTGCTTTATTATCAGGATGAACCGTTTGGATGATCATGTCCACTATAATGCCTTTTTCCCCTATAGGACCAAAAATTTGGGCAGCAATACCTGGTTTATCTGGAACCCCATAGATGCTAATACGAGCTTCATTTCTACTATAAGTTATACCTGAAACTACTACCTTTTCCATCTCTTCATCCTCCTCGGTTATTAAGGTTCCCTCTGTTTCGGTAAAACTTGATTTTACTACTAAATTTACTTTATAGATCATCGCTAATTCTACAGAACGCATCTCTAAAACCTTAGCCCCACTGCTTGCCATTTCAAGCATCTCTTCATAAGAAATCTTTTTAAGCTTTCGTGCGTTGCTTACGATCCTCGGGTCAGCGGTGTATACCCCTTCAACATCGGTATAAATTTCACAGAGGTCAGCTTTAAGAGCAGCTGCTAAAGCTACCGCCGTAGTGTCAGAACCACCCCTTCCAAGGGTGGTAATGTCCCCGTCTTCTGTAACCCCTTGAAAACCTGCTACCACTACTATTTTCCCTTGGTTAAGCTCTTTTTTTATTTTGTCTACTTTAATGTCTTTTATTTTAGCTTTAGTAAAAAGATTAGTAGTATAGATAGGTATTTGATATCCTAAAAAAGCCACCGCATCATAGCCCATGCTTTGAAGGGTTATGGCTAAAAGGGCAGAAGTAACTTGTTCTCCTGTGGAAACTAAAAGGTCTAATTCTCTTAAAGGAGGATTAGGAGTAATTTCTTTGGCCAAATTAATCAACCTGTCTGTTTCTCCTGCCATCGCTGAAACCACTACAACTAAGTCGTGTCCTTCGTTCTTATACTTAATCACCCGTTCTGCTACCTTTCTAATTCTTTCTAAATTAGCTACTGAAGTTCCGCCATATTTTTGAACTATTAACATTCTTTTACCTCCTTTTACCCCAGATAGGGTCATCTCCAAAATGGTTCAACCACCAATCCTCCGGATTAGTTATATTATCATTAGGTTCCAAATTTATCAAGTAATTATCACAATACTCCATCAGCAAGGCGTAAGCTTCGTTGATTTTTTTTATCGTTGCATCGTCTCCGCCTAAATCAGGATGGTGTTTTTTTGCCAATCTATGATAAGCTTCTTTAATCTCTTTTCTGGTGGTCCTTTTAGGTAAGTTTAAAACCTTTCTTGCCTCTTCAAGCCTTTCCCACTTTTTTCCCCAGTCCATACTAAATATTAATATTAAATAGATTTTGTTTTTAAGCAAGAGAAAAAACTAAAATAAATTTAAAATTATTAATCCTGCCAAAATAGATAACACAGTTAAAGGAAGTCCAATTTTTAGATATTCTAAAAACCCAATTTTTACCTTAGAAGAAGCTCCTTCTATAACAATAATATTGGCAATAGAACCAAGGATGGTTAAGTTTCCTGCAAAGGTAGAAGCCATCGCCAGATAAAGCCAAGCCTTTTCTGTGTTAAACCAATTAGTAATAAGAGGTTTAAAAATCAACACTGCCGGAACATTGCTTACGATGTTTGATAATAAAACACAAGAAAACACCAATGATAAAGGTGTGGTGACCAATAGACGAAATCGATCTATAAGTTCATTAAAAAGTACCGACTTTTCGAATCCTTTTATCACGATAAAAAGTCCTATAAAAAGGATTAAAAGCCTAAAATCTATAAAGTTATATACCTTTTCAGGCTTTATCCTTCTGGTAATAAGTAAGAACGAACCCATACCAATAGAAACTATTTCCATCGGGGCATTTAAAAAGAAAAGAACCATCGTTAGTATAGCTATCAAAGAAGATTTTATTACCAACGGCTTATTATATCTATATCTTATTTCCGGGATTTTATTTAAGGGAAAGTTTAAATCTTTTCTATAAAACCAGTGTAGTAAAAGGGCACAAATAAGAAGTCCTGTTAAGGCTACCGGAAATAGTTTGATAAAAAAAGTGCTATAAGGTATTTTTGAAGTAGCTCCGATAATGATGTTCTGCGGATTACCTGTGATGGTAGCCACACTGCCAATGTTAGCTGACATACAAAGGGCTAAAAGATAGGGTTTAGGGTTTAGTTTTATCCTTCTGGTTAAATCTAAGATAAAAGGGGTAAAGATTAAACAAACCGTATCGTTTATAAAAAAGGCAGATAAAATCCCAGAAACAAAGACAATAAGATAAAGAAGAACTAAAGGACTTTGTATCCTTTGGACTAAAAATTTGAGGATAAGGTTAAAAAAGCCTGATAATCTTAAATTAGCGATTAAAATCATCATACCGAAAAGGATTAAGATGGTCTTATAGTCTATGGCTTCATAAGCCTCGTAAACCGATAAAACATCAAAAATTACCATGCAGGAAGCACCGATGATGGCTGCACCTGTGCGGTCAATCCTAAACAAAGGGGGTTGCCCTATAGCCATAAGAAGATAGGTAAACACAAAGATTAAAAAAGCAACATCCATAGGCTCATATCCTGAAAATTCTAAAAATAGATTTTTAATTATATTTCTCCCTTATGTCTTTTCAATAAATTGTTTAGATATTTAAACGTTTCTGATTTTTAAATCAACCTTGTCAAAATTAAGAAGTGATAAAACCTTTAGAATAAACCCCTTTTTAGAAACTATTTTTAAGTGAATTAATTTACAAAGGGTGATAAGTTGTTTCTATTTAAAAGGCTATTTTAAAAATTCACTTTCTCTAAAGACTTCAGCAGTAAAAAGATAGAACTCAACGTCCTTATCTTTATAACAATCCGGCTTAAGACCTGCTTTAAGGCAAACATGCTCTAAAAAGGTTTTTTTATCCCAGCCATACTCTACAGGCACTTGAGGAAGTAGAACTCCACGATGAAAATCTTTAACCAAATATATTCCGTGTTTACCCACCTCTATCTCTTCTATCGTCCCTTTTTTTAAAGGGGAAAGCACAGAAATTTCTATTTCTACTAAAGGAAGCTCGTCTTTAGACAAAGGAGGAAACCTTGGGTCTTTAAAAGCTGCAGAAATAGCCATTTCTTGAATCACTTGATAAAGAGGATACCAAGGTTCTATAATTCCTATACAGCCCCTAAGATGCCTGTCCTTAAGCAAGGTAACAAAAGCCCCACTCTTTTGTCTAAGAGCGGGGTACCCTTCTGGAGGTTCTATCAGCTCATGAATTCCTTCAAAATAGTTTTCTAAAGTCTTTCTTGCTAATTTTAGGCAATAAATTTTTTCTTGGACGGTAAGCATGATTATTTTAGTTTAAACTTGTTAAGTATAAAATCTGGACCTATCAACCCTACTACTACTTCTCCATCAGGAAAAATAAACGTAGGTGTTCCGGTTATTCCAAGCTTATTAAACATAAAATCGATGTTTTTTTCTATCTTTTCTTTTCCTGAAGCACAAAGGTTAGATCCTTTATACCCTTGCATAAGTTCTTGAAAGCCTTTTTTATCGCAGATAAGAGCAATAGACTTGTTTTTTGCCTCTGAATGGAGAGATTCTAAAGGTAAAAGGATGGTTTTCACGGTGATTTTTCCTTCTTTAACTAGATTTTCCAACATAGGTTCAGCACGTTTACACACAGGGCAATCAGGGTCGGTGATAAAATAAACTACATTAGGGGAATTGCCATAGGTAAAATCTGTAAGTTTTTCTATCTCCGATAAGGTGTTTTTATCAAGAACCCTTTTGTTAATCTTTTCCATTTCTTCCCTCACTATGTCTTTTTTTTGGGCTATATCTATGATGTTTCCGGTGATGATGTAATTGCCTTTATTGTCGGTATAGAAAACAGCCTTGTTAAACTCCGAAAGTTTAATTATTACCTTGCATAGCCCTTGAACAGGGGATTTTTCTATCTTTTCTATCTGGATCCCTGGTTGAAGGGTATCAAGCTTTTTTTGAAACTCTTCTACTTTGGGACAACTAACCGAGCCTCCTAACCCATTGCTACAACCTCCTAAAAGGAGCCCTAAACCTAAAATCCAAGAAAAACTTTTTTTCATAAAATCCCCCTTCTTTAAAGTTCTTTAAGTATAAAACTTTCCAACGGATGTCTTGAAGTTCTTTGACTCTGGTCATTAGGATAACCAAGAGCAATAAAGGCAGACAACT is a genomic window containing:
- a CDS encoding AAA family ATPase, translated to MSVKISLVGKGGTGKTTVSALLINYLIEKQYTPILAVDADPNYNLNELLGIKEVKTLSEIREEVLAQKVPDFMSRYEFVEIKVNEILVEKEGFDLLVMGYPETAGCYCPIHSFLSQALTRLFQNYPYVIIDNEAGMEHISRLNLTQMDHLIIVSDPNPRGIVTAERIWELVKALKVEVKKSWLLVNKAPTSLEDKFIDLVKKTTKAKNLNLLGFLPEEQDLLEYELKTFPVFKWDSDFKTYAYQIFDKLWEN
- the cimA gene encoding citramalate synthase, encoding MKRIEIYDTTLRDGSQAEEINFSLEDKIRIVLKLDEFKIDYIEGGWPGSNPKDFQFFKEIKDYHLKHAKIVAFGSTYHPKKSPETDEIFKQLLQVKVPVVTIFGKSWTIHVKEALKISLEQNLELIANSIRYLKPHVEKVFYDAEHFFDGFKADPQYALATLKKAKEAGADCLILCDTNGGTLPYELAEIIKKVKEELGENLVFGIHAHNDSECAVANSLEAVRLGATQVQGTINGIGERCGNANLCSIIPNLVLKMGYTCSSAEVLYKLTEVSKYVFEMANLSHPSRLPFVGRSAFAHKGGVHVSAVLKSPSTYEHIDPVLVGNTRRVLVSELSGKSNIIYKAKELGIDLELDSPLLSKIVEEIKKLEAEGFEFEAAEASLELLIYRLMGEPKQYFELLSYKVFDFKSNKEGAQSEATVIVRVPPGVGEVEHTAALGNGPVNALDNALRKALERFYPQIKEMELEDYKVRVLPGLPGTSSKVRVFILSKSKDRKWGTVGVSTDILEASCQALIDSYTYKLFLDKRKK
- a CDS encoding aspartate kinase, with amino-acid sequence MLIVQKYGGTSVANLERIRKVAERVIKYKNEGHDLVVVVSAMAGETDRLINLAKEITPNPPLRELDLLVSTGEQVTSALLAITLQSMGYDAVAFLGYQIPIYTTNLFTKAKIKDIKVDKIKKELNQGKIVVVAGFQGVTEDGDITTLGRGGSDTTAVALAAALKADLCEIYTDVEGVYTADPRIVSNARKLKKISYEEMLEMASSGAKVLEMRSVELAMIYKVNLVVKSSFTETEGTLITEEDEEMEKVVVSGITYSRNEARISIYGVPDKPGIAAQIFGPIGEKGIIVDMIIQTVHPDNKADITFTVPRTDYTQAMEIIKEVAKKLKAERVEGDDKIAKVSIVGAGMRTHSGVATKMFETLAKHGINIMMISTSEIKISCVIDEKYTELAVRALHEAFNLDQEVIKEEKTTRKKTKKAN
- a CDS encoding J domain-containing protein, whose product is MDWGKKWERLEEARKVLNLPKRTTRKEIKEAYHRLAKKHHPDLGGDDATIKKINEAYALLMEYCDNYLINLEPNDNITNPEDWWLNHFGDDPIWGKRR
- a CDS encoding anion transporter, with protein sequence MDVAFLIFVFTYLLMAIGQPPLFRIDRTGAAIIGASCMVIFDVLSVYEAYEAIDYKTILILFGMMILIANLRLSGFFNLILKFLVQRIQSPLVLLYLIVFVSGILSAFFINDTVCLIFTPFILDLTRRIKLNPKPYLLALCMSANIGSVATITGNPQNIIIGATSKIPYSTFFIKLFPVALTGLLICALLLHWFYRKDLNFPLNKIPEIRYRYNKPLVIKSSLIAILTMVLFFLNAPMEIVSIGMGSFLLITRRIKPEKVYNFIDFRLLILFIGLFIVIKGFEKSVLFNELIDRFRLLVTTPLSLVFSCVLLSNIVSNVPAVLIFKPLITNWFNTEKAWLYLAMASTFAGNLTILGSIANIIVIEGASSKVKIGFLEYLKIGLPLTVLSILAGLIILNLF
- the amrA gene encoding AmmeMemoRadiSam system protein A, whose product is MLTVQEKIYCLKLARKTLENYFEGIHELIEPPEGYPALRQKSGAFVTLLKDRHLRGCIGIIEPWYPLYQVIQEMAISAAFKDPRFPPLSKDELPLVEIEISVLSPLKKGTIEEIEVGKHGIYLVKDFHRGVLLPQVPVEYGWDKKTFLEHVCLKAGLKPDCYKDKDVEFYLFTAEVFRESEFLK
- a CDS encoding DsbC family protein, with the translated sequence MKKSFSWILGLGLLLGGCSNGLGGSVSCPKVEEFQKKLDTLQPGIQIEKIEKSPVQGLCKVIIKLSEFNKAVFYTDNKGNYIITGNIIDIAQKKDIVREEMEKINKRVLDKNTLSEIEKLTDFTYGNSPNVVYFITDPDCPVCKRAEPMLENLVKEGKITVKTILLPLESLHSEAKNKSIALICDKKGFQELMQGYKGSNLCASGKEKIEKNIDFMFNKLGITGTPTFIFPDGEVVVGLIGPDFILNKFKLK